One region of Candidatus Methylomirabilota bacterium genomic DNA includes:
- the cbbX gene encoding CbbX protein → MSDADVTQTPEADAISGLPDDTPVDLAGVFRDSQIQEVLDKLERELVGLRPIKTRIREIAALLLVDRVRKSLGLTSGPPSLHMCFTGNPGTGKTTVAMRMAEILHRLGYIRKCNLAAVTRDDLVGQYIGHTAPKTKEVLKRAMGGVLFIDEAYYLYRPENERDYGQESVEILLQVMENQREDLVVILAGYKDRMETFFQGNPGMSSRIAHHLDFPNYTADELIAIAKLMLEKQQYRFSPEAEQAFYEYLLRRMQMPNFANARSVRNALDRARLRQANRLFAKHQDTITKKDLVTIEAEDILASRVFQGNQPDSSQATDHE, encoded by the coding sequence ATGAGTGACGCGGACGTAACACAGACCCCTGAAGCGGATGCCATATCCGGCCTTCCTGACGATACCCCGGTAGACCTCGCAGGCGTCTTTCGCGATTCCCAGATTCAGGAGGTTCTTGACAAACTTGAACGGGAGTTGGTCGGTCTCAGGCCGATCAAGACGCGGATTCGGGAGATTGCGGCTTTGCTGCTGGTCGATCGCGTGCGCAAAAGCCTGGGCCTGACGTCGGGCCCACCCAGCCTGCACATGTGCTTCACCGGTAATCCCGGCACAGGGAAGACCACCGTCGCGATGCGCATGGCCGAGATCCTGCACCGCCTCGGCTATATCCGCAAATGTAATCTGGCGGCGGTGACACGTGACGATCTGGTCGGCCAGTATATCGGCCATACGGCGCCCAAGACGAAAGAGGTCCTGAAACGGGCGATGGGCGGCGTCCTGTTTATCGACGAGGCCTATTATCTGTATCGACCGGAGAATGAGCGCGACTACGGTCAGGAGTCGGTCGAGATCCTGCTCCAGGTCATGGAAAATCAGCGCGAGGACCTGGTGGTCATCCTGGCCGGCTACAAGGACCGGATGGAGACGTTTTTCCAGGGCAATCCGGGGATGTCCTCCCGCATCGCGCATCACCTGGATTTTCCCAACTACACGGCGGACGAGCTGATCGCGATTGCCAAGCTGATGCTGGAAAAGCAGCAGTACCGCTTCAGCCCTGAGGCTGAACAGGCCTTTTATGAGTATCTGCTCAGACGGATGCAGATGCCGAACTTTGCCAATGCGCGCAGCGTGCGCAACGCCCTGGATCGGGCCCGTCTTCGCCAGGCCAACCGTCTGTTTGCCAAACACCAAGACACCATTACCAAGAAGGATCTGGTCACGATCGAGGCCGAAGATATCCTCGCCAGCCGCGTCTTCCAAGGTAATCAGCCGGATTCCAGCCAGGCGACCGATCACGAGTAG
- a CDS encoding ribulose bisphosphate carboxylase small subunit, producing the protein MRITQGAFSFLPDLTDDQIRKQVEYALNNKWAVSVEFTDDPHPRNTFWEMWGLPMFDLEDPAGVMYEIDACRKAYPNHYVKVNAFDHNKGWETIRLSFIIQRPPHEPGFGLVRQEVRGRTVNYVVHSYATDKPEGARYTDGQ; encoded by the coding sequence ATGCGAATTACCCAGGGTGCCTTTTCATTCCTGCCCGATCTGACCGATGACCAGATCAGAAAGCAGGTGGAGTACGCGTTGAACAATAAGTGGGCCGTCAGCGTCGAGTTTACGGACGACCCGCATCCCCGCAATACGTTCTGGGAGATGTGGGGCCTGCCGATGTTCGACCTGGAAGACCCGGCGGGGGTGATGTACGAGATCGACGCCTGCCGCAAGGCCTATCCCAACCACTATGTCAAGGTGAACGCCTTCGACCACAACAAGGGCTGGGAGACGATCCGTCTGTCATTCATCATTCAGCGCCCGCCACACGAGCCGGGGTTCGGTCTGGTGCGCCAGGAGGTTCGTGGCCGTACCGTCAACTATGTCGTACACAGCTATGCCACCGATAAGCCGGAGGGCGCACGGTATACGGACGGACAGTGA
- the rbcL gene encoding ribulose-bisphosphate carboxylase large subunit (type III RuBisCO; involved in carbon fixation) translates to MAGPATAAKDPKDRYKSGGVVPYKQMGYWRPEYVPKDTDVIAVFRITPQDGVDPDEAAAAVAGESSTATWTVVWTDRLTDHDAYRGKAYRVDPVPGTPGQYFAYIAYDIDLFEEGSIVNVSASIIGNVFGFKPLKALRLEDMRFPVAYLKTFQGPPTGIVVERERLDKFGRPLLGATIKPKLGLSGKNYGRVVYEALKGGLDFTKDDENINSQAFMHWRDRFLFSMEGVNRASAATGEVKGHYLNISAATMEDMYERAEFAKELGSVVIMIDLVIGYTAIQSISKWARKNDMLLHLHRAGHSTYTRQKTHGVNFRVICKWMRMAGVDHIHSGTVIGKLEGDPHMVRGFYDTLRETHTPMNLQNGLFFDQDWAALRKVMPVASGGIHAGQMHQLLHYFGEDVVLQFGGGTIGHPTGIAAGATANRVALEAMVQARNEGRDYFNEGPEILANAARWCQPLRTALEVWKDISFTYASTDTADFVPTTTAV, encoded by the coding sequence ATGGCAGGACCAGCAACAGCAGCCAAGGATCCAAAAGACCGGTATAAATCGGGGGGGGTGGTCCCCTACAAGCAGATGGGGTATTGGCGGCCGGAATATGTGCCGAAGGATACCGACGTGATTGCGGTGTTCCGCATCACGCCGCAGGACGGCGTCGATCCGGATGAGGCGGCCGCGGCCGTGGCGGGCGAATCGTCTACCGCTACCTGGACGGTCGTATGGACCGACCGCCTGACCGATCACGATGCCTATCGCGGCAAGGCCTACAGGGTGGATCCTGTACCGGGCACTCCAGGCCAGTATTTCGCGTACATCGCCTATGATATAGATCTGTTCGAAGAGGGCTCCATCGTCAACGTGAGCGCCTCCATTATCGGCAACGTCTTCGGCTTTAAGCCGCTCAAGGCGCTGCGCCTGGAAGATATGCGGTTCCCTGTGGCGTATCTGAAGACCTTTCAGGGTCCGCCCACCGGGATCGTGGTAGAGCGCGAGCGTCTGGATAAGTTCGGCCGCCCGCTACTGGGCGCCACCATCAAGCCGAAGCTGGGGCTCTCCGGCAAGAACTACGGCCGCGTCGTCTATGAGGCGCTCAAGGGCGGCCTTGACTTCACCAAGGATGACGAGAACATCAACTCGCAGGCGTTTATGCACTGGCGCGACCGCTTCCTCTTTTCAATGGAGGGGGTGAACCGCGCGTCGGCCGCCACCGGCGAGGTGAAGGGGCATTACCTCAATATCAGCGCCGCCACCATGGAGGACATGTATGAGCGGGCCGAATTCGCCAAGGAGCTGGGCAGCGTGGTCATCATGATCGATCTGGTCATCGGCTACACCGCGATCCAGTCGATCTCCAAGTGGGCGCGGAAGAACGACATGCTCCTGCACCTGCACCGGGCCGGTCATTCGACCTATACCCGCCAGAAGACGCACGGCGTCAACTTTCGCGTGATCTGTAAGTGGATGCGCATGGCGGGGGTGGACCATATCCATTCCGGCACGGTTATCGGCAAGCTCGAAGGCGATCCGCATATGGTCAGGGGGTTCTACGATACCCTGCGGGAGACCCATACCCCGATGAACCTCCAGAATGGTCTGTTCTTTGATCAGGACTGGGCGGCGCTGCGCAAGGTCATGCCGGTCGCCTCAGGCGGTATCCACGCCGGGCAGATGCACCAGTTGCTCCACTACTTTGGCGAGGACGTGGTGCTGCAGTTCGGCGGCGGGACCATCGGCCATCCGACCGGTATTGCGGCAGGCGCGACGGCCAACCGGGTCGCACTGGAGGCGATGGTCCAGGCGCGCAACGAAGGCCGCGATTACTTTAACGAGGGTCCGGAGATCCTGGCGAACGCCGCACGGTGGTGTCAGCCGTTGCGCACGGCGCTGGAGGTGTGGAAAGATATTAGTTTCACCTACGCATCGACCGATACCGCGGACTTTGTTCCGACGACAACGGCCGTGTAG
- a CDS encoding site-specific DNA-methyltransferase: protein MYRGFAEDVLGSELTKKYRGKVQLILTSPPFPLNRKKKYGNRQGEKYVDWLAAFAPIFKEFLTSDGSIVVEMGNAWEPGEPAMSTLALEALLRFLKAGELSLCQQFICHNPARLPTPAQWVNVDRIRVKDSYTHVWWMAPTTRPKADNRRVLKPYSRSMLKLLRTGKYNAGRRPSEHHIGATSFLKDNHGAIPSNVLTLTNTLSNDSYLVYCKERGLPLHPARMPGDLATFFIKFLTDAHDLILDPFAGSNTTGAMAERLKRRWIAIEPNDDYLQGSRGRFTQIIVG, encoded by the coding sequence ATGTACCGCGGCTTCGCTGAGGACGTACTCGGCTCAGAACTCACAAAAAAATATCGCGGTAAGGTGCAGCTGATATTGACGTCACCGCCATTCCCGTTGAATCGCAAGAAAAAGTACGGAAATCGTCAAGGCGAGAAGTATGTTGACTGGCTTGCTGCTTTCGCGCCAATTTTTAAGGAGTTCCTGACAAGCGACGGTTCGATCGTCGTCGAAATGGGGAACGCCTGGGAGCCGGGTGAGCCGGCCATGTCCACGCTTGCGCTCGAAGCACTTCTCCGTTTCCTGAAGGCGGGCGAACTCAGCCTTTGTCAGCAGTTCATTTGTCACAATCCTGCGCGACTCCCCACACCGGCTCAGTGGGTCAATGTCGACCGGATTCGTGTGAAGGACTCTTACACACACGTGTGGTGGATGGCGCCGACGACCAGACCAAAGGCCGATAACCGGCGGGTGCTCAAGCCATACTCTCGTTCTATGTTGAAGCTGCTCAGGACCGGAAAGTACAACGCTGGTCGACGTCCATCCGAGCACCACATCGGGGCGACCTCCTTTCTCAAGGACAACCATGGCGCGATCCCCTCGAATGTCCTCACTCTGACGAACACCCTTTCAAATGACTCGTACCTTGTCTACTGCAAAGAGCGCGGCCTCCCACTCCATCCGGCGCGCATGCCAGGTGATCTGGCAACGTTTTTTATCAAGTTCCTTACGGACGCACACGACCTCATCCTCGACCCATTTGCCGGTAGCAACACGACTGGTGCGATGGCCGAGAGGCTTAAGCGACGGTGGATAGCCATCGAGCCGAACGATGACTATCTTCAAGGTTCCCGCGGCCGATTTACTCAAATCATCGTGGGGTGA